The Brachyhypopomus gauderio isolate BG-103 chromosome 1, BGAUD_0.2, whole genome shotgun sequence genome includes the window CTGTGCCCCCACAGGTCCATGGCACCAGGTGAACCCACAATACTGGAGCAAACGCAACGTTATGGAATGGATCGCGTTCCATGTGGAGGAGAGTAGGTTTGACGCCAGCCAGCTGAATCTGAGCTGTTGCACTATGGACGGCCCAACGCTGTGTCTGCACAACAGAGAGAGTTTGACCAGCATGTTCGGCCTGCTGCTGGGAGAACAGCTGTACCGCAGTCTGGAGAGCCTCAAAGCCAAACACGGTACGAGTCACAAGTGAAGCATGTTAAAACCAGAGGAAGGCATGTCAGTTTAAAAATGGCAGTTTTGTTCTCATGATTGGGTAATCAAGCTGAACAGGTAGTAAGGACCGTGTCCCATGTTGTGATTGCAGCCGACGACACCATGCAGAGCTGCATCCTGAACGAGACGTACGCCCTGCTCGATGACTTCCTGCTGGATCTGCCACATTCGCCCTTCATCACCGACAGTACTGGCCCGCTGCTCGATACTGTGGTCGTCCAGAATGTCCGCACAGGTGAGCAGCACGTCTCCCTAACCTGTGTTTCCTTAGCAACAGCTGTGACTGCTCCGTAAGTCTTGCACAACCTGCTCCTGTGCCTTGATGTGCTGATATGCTGTCTGTTTAGATAAGGCCGAAAGTGACTTTGGCTACTACAATGATTACAAGATCCAGCTGACACCAGACAGTGACAATGGATACGACTCCTACTCAGAGAGCCTGCAGAGCTCCACAGCAGGTCAGCAACACCCCAAACCATGCACACGTCACTAATCTGAGTTCATGCATATTTTACTAATCTGAGTTCATGCACACGTCACTAATCTGAGTTCATGCATATGTTACTAATCTGAGATCATGCACATGTCAATAATCTGAGTTCATGCACGGATCACTAATCTGAATTCATGCACACATCACTAATCTGAGTTCATGCACACGTAACTAATCTGAGTTCATGCACACGTAATTAATCTGCTTGAGTTAATTACTGATGGTGTGTTTGTTAGAGATGATCTAAAcctctctctcatgtctctctctttccaggAAGTTTTCTGAACCCAAGTTCTCCAGAATCTGCTGGGAGTGACTCAGATCCTGAGTATTCAGACTCTCGCTGCCACGTGACTACACGTGAGTGCATTTTTCCAGAAGCTTTCCTATGCCATTGCTCATTCACTCTACATTTCACACAGGTGGAGTATAGCTGGGTGTGACTCTTAATGTTTacggttttttttttgccacagAGAGCATTATAAAGCAAGAACCTGTagagaa containing:
- the elf3 gene encoding ETS-related transcription factor Elf-3; protein product: MASSELSRILNNANANLYPSEPQQNLHPMHRCLQQPDLPFCHGTTTLGPWHQVNPQYWSKRNVMEWIAFHVEESRFDASQLNLSCCTMDGPTLCLHNRESLTSMFGLLLGEQLYRSLESLKAKHADDTMQSCILNETYALLDDFLLDLPHSPFITDSTGPLLDTVVVQNVRTDKAESDFGYYNDYKIQLTPDSDNGYDSYSESLQSSTAGSFLNPSSPESAGSDSDPEYSDSRCHVTTQSIIKQEPVEKKKRGRPPKLGRGSEHFAETKKNKHAPRGTHLWEFIRDILIHPEKNQGLMKWEDRRDGIFKFLKSEAVAQLWGQKKKNSSMTYEKLSRAMRYYYKREILERVDGRRLVYKFGKNSSGWKLEELGM